The sequence AAGGAGACTACAGGATTTATCAACAAATCAAAACAAATCACAAGATGCAACCAACAACAAACGGCAACACAAACACAAACGCCGCAACTGATTTAactcagcagcaacaacaacaacaatggctaGCGATGCAACAATATCAACACCAGCAATGGCTAGCGATGCAACAATATCCAGCTTCAATGGCGATGCATCATCCAGCTATGATGTATCAACAACCACCACACTATATGCCTTATTATCAACAACAAGCTCAACAATATCAACAGCAACAAAAAAGTTTAAATAATAGTCAACAGATTCAGAGTACAAGTGAAGACAATAAGACTGTTTGGGTTGGTGATTTGCAACTTTGGATGGATGAAAATTATCTTCAATCTTGTTTTTCTCAAACCGGAGAGGTAATtcatactattaatgttattattattattattatttaggattTTGACTTTTTATTAATATTTGACTCTTTATTTATTTGTTGATGTGGTTGTTTCTATTATTGTGTAAATGTTAAACTTTCAGTAACATTTAGGGTTTAGTCTTGTTGATCTAAAAAGAGATATTCATCATGCTAAAACTAAAGTTGCTACTATTATATTGTAGCAATTAGTTAAATTTTGAatcatattttgtattttttttagttatcTTACATGGAtagtaattttattatgttttttttttgaaagtttgtattGGTTCAAAAATAGAATTTGATGCCTCTTTTGGAATGGTATGAACTTTTAGGATACTTAAATGTTGGTTCATATGAAAAGGGTATTTTGCTCCTTGAATTGGCCCAACAGTGCTACTTGTTTTATGGCTTTTTAAGCATAGTGTTTCATCTTGTATGGtactatatacatatattatgtatattatacatatatatttagacaAACCAATATTGAGCTGGTTTGTATAATTGTGTGAATAACTTTTTAAGTGTAGCATATATATATGCACCAACATTCAATGTCTATGCTCGTATGATAATAATGAAAAAGGTGTATTGCTAATTAATTATATTGTTATATTCTTGTTAACCTCTTACATTTGGACAAATTGCTTTATCATTAGGATGTCTGATATTATTTAAAAAGCATTTCCATGTTATTAATGTGTATATTGCTAATTTCATGTTATCATGTTATTAATTATTCAATTCAAGATTCTAAGAATCGCATTTTTTATGGGGTTAACAACCATATTAAACAAAAATAGCGTCATATTTCTATGTTTATtgatttttttttgatttttttttgcaGGTAGCATCTATAAAGCTGATACGAAACAAGCAGACTGGTCAGTCAGAACGTTATGGGTTCATCGAGTTTGTTTCTCATGAAGCTGCTGATAAAGTTCTTCAAAACTTCAATGGGGCTATGATGCCTAATACTGATCAAGCTTTTCGTTTGAACTGGGCAAGCTTTAATACAGGTGAAAAACGGGCCGACACCGGTTCAGATCTATCCATATTTATAGGAGATTTGGCTCCCGATGTAACAGACACACTTTTGTATGAAACATTTGCCGATAGATATTCGTCTGTCAAAGGTGCAAAAGTTGTTGTTGATACAAATACCGGTTGTTCAAAAGGTTACGGGTTTGTTAGGTTTAGTGATGAGAATGAGAGAACAAGAGCCATGAATGAAATGAACGGTCAATATTGTTCAAGCAGGGCCATGCGTATTGGTGTTGCAACCCCTAAGAAACCGTCTACTCAACAACAATATGGACAGAATCAATATGGGTCTCAAGGTATGGGTTTCTGGTCTCCTTTCTTTTGTATTGCTTAGAGGTGGTAATACTTACCCAGTTACATATGAGTTTTTTGGTTTGGGATATGTTACAGTGGGTCAAACGGGTTTACATGAAATAGTTTAAGATGAAACGAGTTTATGTATTGAATCAAAAGTCGTCCAAAGTGTATGCACTTGGGTTAAATTATATTTAAAGGGTTTTCTTTCATACATACACACATTGTTGTAAAACTCCCTGATCAATGCCAATTACTCCTGATTACAACTTTTTAGGAACCGGGCGAACTTTTTTTCTAATATCTGAGTAATTATTTGGTCAACAttggtcaaaggtttaaaatcaGATTTGCTGGTCAAATACGGATTTTGTCAGTCAAAACCGGTCAAAGTTAATATTGGTCGTcattttaatatgaatttaaatTTTAATAAGAATTTTGAACAACtgaggattatgtttatgtttCTAGGCAATTATGGTAACGTTTATGTTTATGGAATTCTTGTATATCTACAAATATAATTTTgagatttattatatatatgtatatatgtatgaaaTGTCCAAACCGATTACTTCCCGATTATTCCCTCAAAAATGCCGAAACCGAGTACTCATCAAGtatcgatttttgcaaccttgaatATGCACACATCTTCTTTTGCTCACGTATATAAATTGTTTTCTACTTTTAGCTGTGTTATTAAGTGGGGGAAATGGTTATG comes from Rutidosis leptorrhynchoides isolate AG116_Rl617_1_P2 chromosome 4, CSIRO_AGI_Rlap_v1, whole genome shotgun sequence and encodes:
- the LOC139845393 gene encoding polyadenylate-binding protein RBP47-like is translated as MQPTTNGNTNTNAATDLTQQQQQQQWLAMQQYQHQQWLAMQQYPASMAMHHPAMMYQQPPHYMPYYQQQAQQYQQQQKSLNNSQQIQSTSEDNKTVWVGDLQLWMDENYLQSCFSQTGEVASIKLIRNKQTGQSERYGFIEFVSHEAADKVLQNFNGAMMPNTDQAFRLNWASFNTGEKRADTGSDLSIFIGDLAPDVTDTLLYETFADRYSSVKGAKVVVDTNTGCSKGYGFVRFSDENERTRAMNEMNGQYCSSRAMRIGVATPKKPSTQQQYGQNQYGSQAVLLSGGNGYGAVPQNSQSDGDSSNTTIFVGGLDSEVNDEDLRQTFSQCGDILSVKIPVGKGCGFVQFASRSSAEDAIQNMHGTVIGKQTVRISWGKTPANRQRMGGNGGNGNYYAKQGYGGGGYGYGGQQNQDGGMYGAADASAYGSNGYDNHQQHPVS